From one Paenibacillus terrae HPL-003 genomic stretch:
- a CDS encoding extracellular solute-binding protein, whose amino-acid sequence MRGNKAGGTLKKLRLLLAATVALSVVLSGCSSGEADKSSTATGDKGGSLKVEIFDRGNTPQGYTITDSYLTRYAKENFGKPNNIDLSYVPVQRSEEVTKLNVLMASGGDVPDIVFTYDSGTFERYAEQGGLTDLTPLLNEYGPNLKKFLGEDTLSYGQVEGKQFAIPGKRTILGKYSSFIRQDWLDTLKMPVPKTTDELYNTLKAFKEKDPGKTGGKVIPMGMTMEPGQYDSLLWSFIKPVTDEQKYTLTQKLGSRDYPILLPGFKDGVQFMNKLYNEDLISKDFGLDKDKKQLTQDIQSGNIGFFSEDYDNIFYNDSAYPNLLANQPKAKLTPMDPYTNSEGKHAKPEFASNGLYIMVPKSSEHAIEAIKYLDWMSSEKVLLDMQNGVEGENYTLKDGIPVAKEKPTQEAQDRIYNQGDVVIVANGKIAGDDEKNKEAFILGMPSQFQGDVRKAMDISNTDTIPPLKFDHPIKSESKYSNSLLDKFDEMVVKSVMAPSAQFDATFEAALKDYMASGGQAILDERTEAYKAMTGK is encoded by the coding sequence ATGAGAGGAAATAAGGCTGGAGGAACATTGAAGAAGCTGCGTCTGCTGCTTGCAGCTACGGTTGCACTGTCGGTTGTATTGAGTGGATGCTCGTCGGGTGAGGCGGACAAAAGTTCGACTGCTACCGGAGATAAGGGTGGTTCATTGAAGGTTGAAATTTTTGACAGAGGCAACACACCTCAAGGCTACACCATTACTGACAGCTATTTAACCCGTTATGCAAAAGAGAACTTTGGCAAACCCAACAATATTGATCTATCGTATGTGCCTGTTCAGCGCTCGGAAGAGGTCACCAAGCTGAATGTCCTGATGGCGAGTGGCGGCGATGTACCTGATATCGTATTCACTTACGATTCCGGCACTTTTGAGCGGTACGCGGAGCAGGGGGGACTGACGGACTTGACCCCACTGCTAAACGAGTACGGCCCGAATCTTAAAAAATTCCTTGGTGAAGATACGTTGAGCTACGGTCAGGTTGAGGGCAAGCAATTTGCCATTCCGGGCAAGCGCACTATTTTAGGGAAATATTCTTCCTTTATACGCCAGGATTGGCTGGATACACTGAAAATGCCTGTCCCTAAAACGACAGACGAACTATATAACACGCTCAAAGCGTTCAAGGAAAAAGACCCCGGCAAGACCGGCGGCAAGGTGATTCCAATGGGGATGACGATGGAGCCTGGACAATATGATTCGCTGCTGTGGTCTTTTATCAAGCCAGTGACGGATGAGCAGAAATATACGCTGACTCAAAAGCTGGGTTCCCGTGACTATCCGATCCTGCTGCCTGGATTCAAGGATGGAGTACAGTTTATGAACAAGCTTTACAATGAAGATCTGATCAGCAAGGACTTCGGTCTGGATAAGGACAAAAAACAGCTGACACAGGACATTCAAAGCGGCAATATCGGCTTTTTCAGCGAAGATTACGACAACATTTTTTACAATGACTCGGCGTATCCAAATCTGTTGGCCAACCAGCCGAAAGCCAAGCTGACGCCAATGGACCCGTACACGAACAGTGAGGGCAAGCATGCCAAGCCGGAATTTGCATCCAATGGCCTGTACATCATGGTACCTAAATCCAGTGAGCATGCGATTGAGGCGATCAAGTACCTCGACTGGATGTCTTCCGAAAAGGTGCTGCTCGATATGCAAAATGGTGTGGAAGGCGAAAATTATACCTTGAAAGACGGAATTCCAGTCGCCAAGGAAAAACCGACACAAGAAGCACAAGACCGTATCTATAATCAGGGCGATGTAGTTATCGTAGCGAACGGCAAGATTGCAGGCGATGATGAGAAGAACAAGGAAGCCTTTATTTTGGGCATGCCATCCCAGTTCCAGGGGGATGTCCGCAAAGCAATGGATATTTCCAACACGGATACCATTCCTCCGCTGAAATTTGACCATCCGATTAAATCCGAGTCCAAATACAGCAACTCGCTGCTGGACAAGTTTGATGAAATGGTCGTCAAATCGGTGATGGCACCGTCCGCACAATTTGATGCAACCTTTGAAGCTGCATTGAAGGATTATATGGCAAGCGGTGGTCAGGCGATACTGGATGAGCGCACCGAGGCTTACAAGGCCATGACAGGTAAGTAA
- a CDS encoding ABC transporter permease has translation MKGNVYFRRYWQLYALLVLPLAYFIVFKYGPMWGVQIAFKDFNFFQGITGSEWIGFDAFREVFRMDDFYRTLRNTIVLNLLDLLVSFPAPLVLAILLYELKVVWFKKLSQTILYIPHFISWVIIGGIVYQVFGTQSGMINNVLTSIGFQAIPFLTDKNDWVITYLLTGVWQSAGWGTILYLAALTGINRELFEAAEVDGAGRMKRIWHITIPGMKTTIATLLIINLGNMITIGFDRPYVIGNVAVRDYSDVLSTFVYRIGMESGQYTLATVVGLFQAVVGLIFVLGANYASKKLTDESIM, from the coding sequence ATGAAAGGGAACGTTTACTTCCGCAGATATTGGCAATTATACGCGTTGCTTGTGCTGCCCTTGGCCTACTTCATTGTGTTCAAATATGGCCCGATGTGGGGCGTGCAGATTGCATTTAAGGATTTTAACTTTTTCCAAGGGATTACGGGAAGTGAATGGATCGGGTTCGACGCGTTTCGGGAAGTGTTCCGCATGGACGATTTCTATAGAACACTGCGCAATACCATCGTGCTGAATTTGCTGGATCTGCTGGTATCTTTTCCGGCACCCTTGGTCCTGGCGATTTTACTCTATGAATTGAAAGTAGTCTGGTTTAAAAAGCTTTCGCAAACGATTTTGTATATTCCCCATTTTATCTCGTGGGTAATTATCGGCGGGATTGTGTACCAGGTGTTTGGTACGCAGTCCGGCATGATCAATAATGTGCTGACCTCGATCGGGTTTCAGGCGATTCCATTTTTGACGGATAAAAATGACTGGGTGATCACGTATCTACTTACAGGTGTGTGGCAAAGTGCAGGCTGGGGAACGATTTTGTACCTGGCTGCCTTGACCGGAATTAACCGGGAGTTGTTCGAGGCTGCTGAGGTAGATGGCGCAGGACGTATGAAACGAATTTGGCATATTACCATCCCGGGCATGAAAACGACGATTGCTACGCTGCTCATCATTAATCTGGGCAATATGATCACCATTGGCTTTGATCGTCCTTATGTGATTGGCAATGTGGCGGTTCGGGATTATTCCGATGTGCTAAGTACGTTTGTATACCGCATCGGGATGGAATCCGGTCAATACACACTGGCAACGGTGGTTGGTTTGTTCCAAGCCGTGGTGGGCCTGATCTTCGTACTGGGTGCGAACTATGCATCCAAGAAGCTGACGGATGAAAGTATTATGTAA
- a CDS encoding carbohydrate ABC transporter permease, which produces MSERTANRTFDIVTTILVAVAVLLCLAPFIHILSISFSSNRAITSGEVTLFPVDFNLKAYGKVFSDMSMIRSLGFTVMLTVITTVLSMLMTMIAAYPLTKKNLKGRKTIMFMIVVTMFFSGGIIPEYILVRDLHLLNNMWSLILPGLISPFYLIILISFFNGIPESLGEAAEIDGSSQFGTLIRIVLPLSLPVLATLSLFYGVGRWNGFQDTLMYIQNPDLFPLQLKLYQMIQNNMVSELSRLEGASGAKITPEGLKAASVIFATVPILLVYPWLQRYFVSGVMLGAVKG; this is translated from the coding sequence ATGAGTGAACGTACTGCGAACCGCACCTTTGATATTGTAACCACCATATTGGTGGCTGTGGCTGTACTGCTGTGTTTGGCCCCGTTTATTCATATTTTGTCTATTTCCTTCAGCTCAAACCGGGCTATTACGTCCGGGGAAGTTACCCTGTTTCCGGTTGATTTCAATTTGAAGGCGTATGGAAAAGTTTTCTCCGATATGAGCATGATTCGTTCGCTCGGGTTTACGGTCATGCTGACCGTGATCACGACGGTGCTGAGTATGCTGATGACGATGATAGCTGCATACCCATTAACGAAGAAAAATTTAAAAGGCCGCAAAACGATTATGTTCATGATTGTAGTCACGATGTTTTTCAGTGGCGGTATCATTCCAGAATACATTCTGGTGCGCGATCTGCATTTGCTGAATAATATGTGGTCTCTTATTTTACCAGGTCTGATCAGCCCGTTTTATCTGATTATTCTGATTTCCTTCTTTAACGGGATTCCAGAGAGCTTGGGAGAAGCGGCAGAGATCGACGGCAGCAGTCAATTCGGCACTTTGATTCGGATTGTGCTTCCGCTGTCCCTGCCTGTCCTGGCGACATTAAGCCTGTTTTACGGTGTGGGGCGCTGGAATGGGTTTCAGGATACGCTGATGTATATTCAAAACCCGGATTTGTTCCCGTTGCAGCTCAAGCTGTATCAAATGATTCAAAATAACATGGTGTCTGAGCTGTCGAGACTGGAAGGAGCGAGCGGTGCGAAAATTACACCTGAAGGGCTGAAGGCGGCGAGTGTCATTTTCGCAACGGTTCCGATCCTGCTTGTTTATCCGTGGCTGCAAAGGTATTTTGTCAGCGGCGTGATGCTTGGAGCGGTGAAAGGATGA
- a CDS encoding sugar phosphate isomerase/epimerase family protein, which produces MMTMKAKGEYSFSTCWNIKKHTVGRELVEEIRELGFGRVELNYNITREMLTTIEPMIERGEIGISSVHNTFPHTPDPDYGTDSVLLGFDDETKRKRAIELLVQSAEYAHRYGAKAVVVHPGEVPFPYDISGELEVIYREQGRDSAAYQALWAQMLERRNALSGHYVQRIRDSLEEVCDRIASKGYDVAIGIETRSRCYQMPTLQEAKTIIDDLKGAPVYLWYDIGHGMIMDRMGLYDNAKEANEMIDYILGVHIHETIGLSDHWCPYIHSGDLEFFDRFVNIIRQAPIKVYELKAACQPEDIERSHELLTSKIAKLQTQG; this is translated from the coding sequence ATGATGACGATGAAAGCGAAGGGGGAATACTCCTTTTCCACTTGTTGGAATATAAAGAAGCATACCGTCGGCCGAGAGCTTGTGGAGGAAATACGTGAGCTGGGCTTTGGCCGGGTGGAGCTGAATTATAACATTACCCGGGAAATGCTGACGACGATTGAGCCTATGATTGAGCGGGGAGAAATCGGCATATCTAGTGTGCATAATACGTTTCCACATACGCCTGATCCGGATTATGGTACGGATTCCGTTCTGCTTGGGTTTGATGATGAGACGAAGCGAAAACGCGCGATAGAACTGCTGGTACAATCTGCGGAATATGCGCATCGTTATGGTGCAAAGGCAGTGGTTGTGCATCCCGGAGAGGTTCCATTTCCTTACGATATCAGTGGCGAGCTGGAAGTGATTTACCGAGAGCAGGGCAGGGATTCGGCTGCTTATCAGGCGCTGTGGGCACAAATGCTGGAGCGGCGCAATGCGCTGAGCGGGCATTATGTACAACGTATCCGCGACAGTCTGGAAGAGGTGTGTGACCGCATCGCATCCAAGGGCTATGATGTAGCGATTGGTATCGAAACACGTTCACGCTGCTATCAAATGCCTACATTACAAGAGGCCAAGACGATCATAGACGATTTGAAGGGCGCGCCTGTATATCTGTGGTATGACATTGGACATGGCATGATTATGGACCGAATGGGGCTGTATGATAATGCCAAGGAAGCCAATGAAATGATCGACTATATTCTCGGTGTCCACATTCATGAAACGATAGGGTTATCTGATCACTGGTGCCCTTATATTCATAGTGGTGATCTGGAGTTCTTTGATCGTTTCGTGAATATTATCCGGCAGGCCCCAATTAAGGTCTATGAGCTGAAAGCAGCCTGTCAGCCGGAGGATATTGAACGCAGCCATGAGTTGTTGACAAGCAAGATAGCGAAACTTCAGACGCAAGGATGA
- a CDS encoding DUF1361 domain-containing protein yields the protein MYARLRSLNYPVKGYVFIVLAVCSVISTLWIINVRLPSGGSPYHFIWWNMMLAWIPMLLTLLLDVIYSSWRRGTRTFLLWITGAVWLFFYPNTPYLITDLLHVFARYPFLGEQRFWGEPYFWNHVLGMLLVAVLGLTMGFVSLESVRQLVRRARGGFVSWLFVLAVLLLSSLGIYIGRFFRGNTWDIISAPSQLYAQVSSIWADTLQRTHFVEFSGMVFAILFISYVSTMCVVWIGNSRRDEWRNW from the coding sequence ATGTATGCCCGTTTAAGATCGTTGAATTATCCTGTAAAAGGGTATGTTTTTATTGTATTGGCCGTATGCTCAGTGATAAGCACCTTGTGGATCATTAACGTGCGGCTGCCCTCGGGGGGCAGCCCTTATCATTTCATTTGGTGGAATATGATGCTGGCCTGGATTCCGATGCTTTTAACGCTGCTGCTTGATGTGATTTATAGTTCCTGGCGGCGGGGAACGAGAACATTTTTGCTCTGGATAACAGGAGCGGTATGGCTCTTTTTTTATCCCAATACACCGTATTTAATCACAGATTTGCTGCATGTATTCGCCCGATATCCATTTCTTGGGGAGCAACGCTTCTGGGGAGAGCCATATTTCTGGAATCATGTACTGGGGATGCTGTTGGTCGCTGTCCTTGGGCTGACGATGGGGTTTGTATCGCTCGAATCTGTACGTCAGTTAGTACGACGTGCACGTGGAGGGTTTGTAAGCTGGCTGTTTGTGCTGGCGGTACTGCTGTTGAGCAGCTTGGGTATTTATATTGGCCGTTTCTTTCGGGGGAATACGTGGGATATTATTTCTGCGCCTTCCCAACTCTATGCGCAGGTGTCTTCCATATGGGCAGATACCCTACAGCGTACTCATTTTGTGGAGTTTAGCGGGATGGTATTTGCTATTTTGTTCATTAGCTATGTATCCACGATGTGCGTGGTTTGGATCGGGAACAGTCGTCGGGATGAATGGCGTAACTGGTGA
- a CDS encoding YwbE family protein, translating into MNGQNRSDIRAGLQVDIVLKKDQPTGKLTRGTVKDILTNSPRHPHGIKVRLADGQVGRVKHVVTNEG; encoded by the coding sequence ATGAACGGACAGAACCGATCGGATATTCGCGCAGGGCTCCAGGTGGATATTGTGCTAAAAAAAGATCAGCCTACCGGAAAGCTGACGCGAGGAACGGTGAAGGATATTTTGACCAATTCTCCGCGTCATCCGCATGGAATTAAAGTGCGTTTGGCAGACGGACAGGTTGGGCGTGTCAAACATGTCGTAACGAATGAAGGATAG